A region from the Linepithema humile isolate Giens D197 chromosome 1, Lhum_UNIL_v1.0, whole genome shotgun sequence genome encodes:
- the LOC136997002 gene encoding uncharacterized protein has product YIRQLFFERFIYTTTFFGFTCLREVFTDIPSIKTLQLAVHRIPVTTGINPFILTHLEKIAPNLPLKDKVCILMWDEVSIQSSVTYDIRKDIICGLEDWGTNRTAKVADHALVFMLRGLNSGWKLPISYSFCSKQTNTAQLLRCIKKHIQDVNKAGFYIVSTVCDQGSSNVAAIKELLLRTNIKQRLENRTESKY; this is encoded by the coding sequence tatatacgacagcttttttttgaaaggtttatatatacaacaactttttttggattTACTTGTTTACGCGAAGTTTTTACAGATATTCCCTCGATTAAAACTCTACAGTTAGCGGTACATAGAATACCTGTGACCACTGGAATAAACCCTTTTATTCTGACACATTTGGAGAAAATAGCTCCAAATTTGCCATTGAAAGATAAAGTGTGCATTCTAATGTGGGATGAGGTTTCTATTCAATCTTCTGTCACCTATGATATCCGAAAGGATATTATATGTGGTCTTGAGGATTGGGGCACCAACCGTACCGCTAAAGTAGCAGATCACGCGTTAGTTTTTATGTTACGTGGTTTAAATTCGGGGTGGAAATTGCCAATTTCGTATAGTTTTTGCAGTAAACAAACTAATACCGCGCAGTTATTACGTTGCATTAAGAAACATATTCAAGATGTTAACAAAGCAGGCTTTTACATCGTTAGTACTGTTTGCGATCAAGGGTCAAGCAACGTTGCcgcaataaaagaattattgttgCGCACtaatattaaacaaagatTGGAAAATAGGACTGAAagtaagtattaa
- the LOC136997478 gene encoding uncharacterized protein: MPDKNISLLLYRRVNTHQRHKHNDYCLRSKKVGRKVVRRCRFGFPRPVTETLSIRDVTTAIAGRKQLKHRSRLYDLPRTEDESNINDYNPVLLTAWEGNMDIQFIGEKSSLLTWYITKYMNKAGKCELSDTIINTNKSLMSYLWSIALRFTSNRECGALEAADTLLGIALYGTDPNTTIRWLDVNRIRCRKLKTRKEIEVLDDQSTDIFCESLIDNHYPERPKELECMSLYEFAKWYDITKIKPQNKFVEFYKFKNGYLRRRQRGYLINYYRYNVNTQPEKYFFALLLLFEPWRELEELRNGCDTYAESFHKVKLHLTEALQYHKKLEELQKAFENAKELVQQHLDEVQKHESQDDPDNPIGVQNIEAGEAMQDFKDLGDKNIKDIDVSEMIAKLNIDQKRVFDRVITIIESDKSILRLYVSGEGGTGKSYLIKTVKCWIKQNLKKDTAVAAPTGIAAFNIDGLTVYRLLQLPVEHGNTPKYKRLSDHVLKLLRAELKDAILFIIDEVSMISNLTLMYIHLRLSEIFDSSDCDDGWFGKRHILLFGDLLQLPPVHEDSVFKDLSNEKVNKYIGCLQTVNLWTTLFDYDELTINMRQQEDESYCELLSRIRIGLLTKSDYEIFENKKISFTEDSFESRLIELCDFINNLPSDTVCLLPTCHMCDVLNAAMLSRIASKEILLIAEDTIECIPYIKKKILKVLENNDDDNSKTAGLSKQIVIKIGAKVMIRRNIDASLGLVNGTIAKVISVVQDISNGYIEKIKLLLPSGLEYLIERVNVKFAVMEKAYVIRKQFPLCLSYGITVHKSQGLSLQNAIMDIGNSVFSHGQVYVALSRVTSSDGLHLINFDPSSIEASEEAIVEYNRLKRIHKSKTDIISVSKEKYRKIKDILWVQPKIISSVQESHKKVRKNITWVTHGFQNIDKGSCYANAVLQCFLHLNVIRKLIFEYDKLSILGILINQYENKLPNLNTYVIRQSLGEFFSKNVKRDACEFLIALCTKYDYIKNLVEHQVTSIKRCKNCHDTTTIVNKNILLSISVNKRKKKSFDLNELLNVTFSHWCQLHNESCENCTGNDILCKSELILTGDIIVMHLIAIQDGISTKTDKFTLRAVPTTNINIAGQFYKVMSAIFHHGSCIENGHYTSICREEMSNTWIEADDAQIRKKQWPRGAKDICIIFLQKIDK, from the coding sequence AtgccagataaaaatatttcactattATTGTATAGACGTGTTAATACGCATCAACGACACAAACATAATGATTACTGTCTCCGTTCTAAAAAAGTTGGACGTAAAGTTGTTCGGAGATGTCGTTTTGGATTTCCTCGTCCTGTCACTGAGACGTTAAGTATAAGAGATGTCACAACTGCCATAGCAGGtagaaagcaattaaaacataGAAGCAGGCTTTATGATCTTCCGCGAACTGAAGatgaaagtaatataaatgattataatcctGTTCTTCTTACTGCATGGGAAGGAAATAtggatatacaatttattggcgAAAAGTCGTCACTGCTTACCTGGtacattactaaatatatgaataaagcgGGAAAATGTGAGTTGTctgatactattattaatacgaATAAATCATTGATGAGCTATCTTTGGAGTATTGCCTTGCGATTCACGAGTAATAGAGAATGTGGAGCTCTTGAAGCTGCTGATACATTACTGGGTATTGCTTTATATGGAACTGATCCAAATACAACTATTAGATGGTTAGATGTTAATCGAATAAGATGTAGGAAATTGAAAACTCGTAAAGAGATTGAAGTACTTGATGATCAATCgacagatatattttgtgaatcttTGATAGATAACCACTATCCAGAGAGACCAAAAGAATTAGAATGTATGTCTCTTTATGAGTTTGCAAAATGGTatgatattacaaaaatcaaaccacaaaataagtttgttgaattctataaatttaaaaatggatatCTTAGACGACGACAGCGTggatatcttattaattattatagatataatgttaatacacAACCGGAAAAGTATTTCTTTGCGTTATTACTTCTGTTCGAACCGTGGAGAGAATTAGAAGAGCTTAGAAATGGATGTGATACTTATGCAGAATCATTTCACAAGGTAAAACTACATTTAACAGAAGCATTACAATATCACAAAAAACtagaagaattgcaaaaagcaTTTGAAAATGCTAAAGAGTTAGTGCAGCAACATTTAGATGAAGTACAAAAACATGAGTCGCAAGATGATCCTGACAATCCAATAGGTGTTCAAAATATAGAAGCTGGTGAAGCGATGCAAGATTTTAAGGATCtcggtgataaaaatattaaagatattgatgTATCAGAAatgattgcaaaattaaatatagatcaaAAAAGAGTATTCGATAgagttattactattatagagtcagataaatcaatattgcgATTATATGTTAGTGGAGAAGGTGGTActggaaaaagttatttaattaaaactgttaagtgctggataaaacaaaatctcaaaaaagatACTGCTGTAGCAGCACCTACTGGCATAGCAGCGTTTAATATAGACGGTTTGACAGTTTATAGATTGCTTCAATTACCTGTTGAACATGGTAATACTCCTAAATATAAACGATTGTCTGATCATGTGTTAAAACTTTTACGAGCGGAACTTAAAGAtgctattctttttataatcgatgaagtatcaatgatatctaatttgactttaatgtacatacatcttcgattgtctgaaatatttgattcaagTGATTGTGATGATGGCTGGTTTGGTAAAAGGCATATTCTTTTGTTTGGAGATTTGCTTCAATTGCCTCCTGTACATGAAGATTCTGTCTTTAAAGATTTGTCAAATGAAAAAGTTAACAAATATATCGGTTGCCTACAGACTGTAAATTTGTGGActacattatttgattacgaTGAGTTGACAATTAATATGCGCCAGCAAGAAGATGAGTCTTATTGTGAATTATTGTCAAGAATTCGTATTGGTTTATTAACAAAGTctgattatgaaatttttgaaaataagaaaatatcttttacagaAGATTCCTTCGAATCTAgattaattgaattatgtgattttattaacaatttgccatCAGATACCGTTTGTTTATTGCCCACTTGTCACATGTGTGACGTTTTGAATGCTGCAATGTTAAGTCGTATTGcttcgaaagaaatattattaattgctgaAGATACAATCGAATGTAttccatatataaaaaagaaaatattaaaagtgttggaaaataatgatgatgataattctAAAACAGCTGGGCTTTCgaaacaaattgttataaaaattggggCAAAAGTTATGATAAGGCGTAATATTGATGCTAGTTTGGGTCTTGTTAATGGTACAATTGCTAAAGTCATTTCAGTTGTACAAGATATTTCTAACggttatatagaaaaaattaagcttCTTTTGCCATCaggtttagaatatttaattgaaagagTAAATGTCAAATTTGCGGTGATGGAGAAAGCATATGTTATTCGaaaacaatttccattgtGTCTAAGTTACGGAATTACTGTTCATAAAAGCCAAGGCCTGAGTTTGCAGAATGCTATTATGGACATAGgtaattctgtatttagtCACGGCCAAGTTTATGTTGCATTGTCACGAGTAACATCTTCAGATGGATTgcatttgatcaattttgacCCTTCATCTATAGAAGCTAGTGAAGAAGCTATTGTTgaatataatcgattaaaacgAATACACAAATCCAAAAcagatataatttctgtttcaaaagaaaagtatcgtaaaataaaagatattttatgggTACAACCCAAAATAATTAGTTCTGTTCAAGAATCACATAAAaaagttcgaaaaaatattacttgggTCACACAtggttttcaaaatatagataagGGTTCGTGTTATGCAAATGCAGTATTGCAatgctttttacatttaaatgttattagaaaactaatatttgagtatgataaattaagtattttaggtattttaataaatcaatatgaaAACAAACTGCCTAACTtgaatacatatgtaatacgACAAAGTTTAGGagaatttttctccaaaaatgttaaacgagATGCATGTGAATTTCTTATAGCTCTTTGCACGAAatacgattatataaaaaatttagttgagCATCAAGTCACTTCCATTAAACgatgtaaaaattgtcatGATACGACgactattgttaataaaaatatccttctttcaatttctgttaataaacggaagaaaaaaagttttgatcttaatgaattattaaatgtaacattttctcATTGGTGTCAATTACACAACGAATCATGTGAAAATTGTACAGGAAAtgacatattatgtaaaagtgaattaatattaaccggAGATATAATTGTCATGCATTTAATAGCAATTCAAGACGGTATATCAACAAAAACAGATAAGTTTACTTTACGTGCTGTCCCAAcaactaatataaatattgctggACAATTCTACAAAGTTATGAGTGCTATATTCCATCATGGATCATGTATCGAAAATGGTCATTACACAAGTATatgtagagaagaaatgtctaatacttggattgaagctgacgatgcgcaaattagaaaaaaacaatggcctagaggcgctaaagatatctgtatcattttcttacagaaaattgataagtaA
- the LOC136997479 gene encoding uncharacterized protein, whose product MASSSLYDFKKHGSKISSDNIESDILCSKQQSLSYNTDFQKEILRKLNIILYKINTIDKRMEILEERRLISYYKREGDINTLNTKELGLPLCDELALNTLENKLEDNEFFESMVHTLKGLGGVDVHSCTINILKKFMSNSLAEMYSFAGMKKKKAFQELTLYKIILKTVRIHYKDVTEEKVAKFIAKWLVQAKARRERKKSSISLDENKNMQICSNHDDAEDDL is encoded by the exons ATGGCAAGTTCATCActttatgattttaaaaaacatggTTCAAAGATATCTTCTGATAACATTGAATCTGACATCTTATGCTCGAAACAACAATCTCTATCATATAATAcag attttcaaaaagaaattttgcgcaaactaaatattattctatataaaataaatacgatagATAAAAGGATGGAGATTCTTGAAGAACGtcgtttaatttcttattacaaaCGTGAGGGGGATATTAAcactttaaatacaaaagaattgGGATTGCCTTTGTGCGATGAATTAGCACTTAATactctagaaaataaattggaaGACAATGAGTTTTTTGAAAGTATG GTACATACATTAAAAGGCCTAGGAGGTGTTGATGTGCATTCTTGCActattaatatacttaaaaaatttatgtctaACTCTTTGGCCGAAATGTACAGTTTTGCcggaatgaaaaagaaaaaggctTTCCAGGAATTGACTTTGTACAAAATCATactta aaactGTCCGCATTCATTACAAGGACGTGACTGAGGAGAAAGTTGCCAAATTTATAGCGAAATGGCTAGTACAGGCCAAAGCTCGTCGAGAGagaaa aaaatcttCTATTTCACttgatgaaaacaaaaatatgcaGATATGCAGCAATCACGATGATGCCGAAGATGATTTATGA